The Chloroflexaceae bacterium region CATTGACGGCGATAAAGGCATTCTCGAATATCGTGGCTACCCGATTGAGCAACTGGCCGAGCAAAGCTCCTATCTCGAAGTAGCCTATCTGCTGATCTACGGCGAACTGCCCAGCCGGGACCGCCTGGAGTGGTGGAAGTATCGCATCAGCCGGCACCTCTTCCTGCACAACAGTCTGGTCGAGCTGATCCAGGCCTTTCGTTACGACGCCCACCCGATGGGCATCCTGATCAGCTCGGTCGCGGCGATGTCCACCCTCTACCCGGAAGCCAAGAACGTTCACGATCCCGCCGTGCGCGAGAAGCAGATCTGGCGCATCATCGGCCAGATCCCGACCATCGCGGCCTTCGCCTACCGCCACCGCATCGGGCGGCCCTTCAACCTCCCCGACAACTCGCTGAGCTACACTGCCAACCTGCTGTACATGATGGATTACATGAATCAGCGGGATTACGAGGTGAACCCGGTGCTGGCCAGGGCGCTGGATGTGCTGTTTATTCTACACGCCGACCATGAGCAGAATTGCTCGACCTCAACCATGCGCGGCGTTGGTTCGAGCCGGGCTGACCCCTACTGCGCTCTTTCAGCCGCTGCCGCCGCCCTCTATGGCCCTCTTCATGGCGGCGCCAACGAAGCGGTGCTGCATATGCTGAAGGAGATCGGCACCAAGGCCAACGTGCCGGCCTTCATTGAGAAGGTGAAGAAGGGGGAACGGCGTCTCATGGGCTTCGGTCATCGCATCTACAAGAACTACGACCCGCGCGCCAAGATTATCCGCAAGATAGCCTACGAGGTTTTCGAGGTGACCGAACCCAATCCGCTGCTGGATATCGCCGTCGAGCTTGAACAGATCGCGCTGCGAGACGAGTACTTCATCTCGCGGAAGCTCTACCCGAATGTAGATTTCTATAGCGGCGTGATCTATCAGGCGCTCCGCTTCCCGATTGAATATTTCCCCTTCCTCTTCGCCATTCCTCGGGCTGCGGGGTGGCTGGCCCAGTGGCAGGAGATGCTGGCCGACGAAGAGCAGAAGATTATGCGCCCGCGGCAGATCTACCTCGGCCCGGCCCGCCGCGATTACGTGCCGGTAGACCAGCGCTGATGCGCCATCGGAGACACGGCGCGGCCATCGGCGAGTCTGGGAGGGCGTCGCCCTCCCAGACTGCGTTTCCGGACCTAATCCGCCGCGTAGACCTCGGCGGGGAAGGCGTAGCGCACGCCGGTCAGTTGCTCGGAGACCTCCCACAGCCGCCGGGCCAGCGCCGGATCGTAGGAGCGCGCGTTCGAACGCTGCGGCACAGGGTAGCCACGGGCGCCGCCGGGCCCATCCGGGCCGATGAAGTCGCCGCCGTGGGCATCCGGGGACGTAGCGGCGTAGAGGGTCGGCAGGGCGCCCATCGCGGCGCTCTGGGCGAACACGCGATTGAGCAGGCCCGACAGCGCCTCGCCGAGGGCGAAGCCGTCCATCCGCGGGCCGACCTTCTGCAACTCGGTGTCGGCATAGCCGGGATGGCAGGCCAGGCTGATCGCTCTGGCCCCTGAGGCGGCGAAACGCCGCTGCAACTCATAGGCGAAGAGCAGATTGGCCAGCTTGCTCTGGCCATAGGCCATCCAGCGCTGATAGCCCTTCGAGCCGTCGAGGTTGTCGAAGTTGATCTGCCCGAAGCTGTGGGCCATGCTGCTCACCGTCACCACTCGCGCTCCCGGCGCAGCGAGGATGGCCGGCAGCAGCAAGCCGGTCAGGGCAAAATGCCCCAGATGATTCGTACCGAATTGCAACTCAAACCCATCGGCAGTGCGACGATAGGGCGTCGCCATGACCCCGGCGTTGTTGATCAGCACCGGCAGGGCGCTATAGCGGGTCTGGAAGCGCTCAGCGAAGGCGCGCACACTGCTCAGGTCGGCCAGATCGAGCAGGTCGAGCTCCACCTGCGCCTGTGGATGCACGGCGCGGATCTTCTCGAGCGCGACCTGGCCCTTCGCCGCGTTGCGCACCGCCAGAATGACGCGCGCCCCTTTGCCTGCCAACGCCTTCGCCGCTTCAAAGCCAATGCCGCTGTTGGCGCCGGTGATCACCACCAGCCGGCCTTGCTGGTCAGGCATTGCATCAAGTGTCCAGTGTTGTGCCACGTAGAAACTCCTCAGGCTGCTCATTGCGAGGACATAATGGTTTGGGAGGGCTTCGCCCTCCCAGACCCTCCCCTACGGAACCGCTTTTTCATCATGCCGGGTTTCTGGAAGCAGGTCAAATTCGGACCCGGCGCCGCGCCCGATCCCCAATCGGCTAGGCCGCCTTCAGGGCGTTCATCAGGTCAAGGGCGCCCTTCTTGGCGTCGGCGAAGAGCATCAGCGTGTTGTCGGCGGCGAAGAGCGGGTTGGGAATGCCGGCAAAACCGGGGCTGAGGCTGCGCTTGATGACGATCACGCTGCGGGCCTTGTCAACATTCAGAATGGGCATGCCGGCGATGGGGCTGTTGGGGTTGGTGCGCGCCAGGGGGTTCACCACATCGTTGGCGCCGATCACGATGGCCACATCGGTCTGTTCAAATGTCGGATTGATCTCGTCCATCTCCTTCATCTGCTCGTAGGGGATGTCGGCCTCGGCCAGGAGCACGTTCATATGGCCGGGCATGCGCCCCGCCACGGGATGAATGGCAAACTCGACCTCCACCCCGCGCTCCTCGAGCAAGAGCACCAGGTCGCGCACGGCGTGCTGGGCCTGCGATACAGCCATGCCATAGCCCGGCACGATGACCACCCGCCGCGCTCCCTCCAGCAACAGGGCCAGTTCATCGGCGTGGGCGGCCTTGACCTTGCCGGCGTAGACATCATCGCCGCTTGCCGCCTCGTCAGAAGGCGCCCAGATGCCGAAGAGCACGTTGGTGAGCGAGCGGTTCATGGCCTTGCACATGATACTGGTCAGGATGATGCCCGAAGCGCCCACCAGCGAGCCGGTGATGATCAGCGCGTTATTGTTGAGCACGAAGCCAGTGGCTGCGGCAGCCAGACCGGAGTAGGAGTTGAGCAGCGAGATCACGACGGGCATATCCGCGCCGCCAATGGGGAAGACCAGCGACAGTCCGAGAACGCTCGCAGTGACCACCAGCGCCCAGTAGGCCCAGATGGCGCCCGGATCAATCGCCAGCCAGACGCCAAAGGCCGTGGCGAGGGCCAGGAGCGCGGCGTTGAACATCTGCGCCCCGTTGACACGGATATCGCCCACCAGGCCCTGCAACTTGCCGAAGGCCACCAGGCTGCCCCAGAACGTCACCGCGCCGATCAGCCCCGAAGCGGCGGTGGCGATGGTAAATTGCAGCGGCACGCCAGCGCCAAGCGCCAGCATCTCCAGCAGCGCCGCGCCGGCAACCAGGGTCGAGGCGATGCCGCCAAAGCCATTGAGCAGGGCCACCATCTGCGGCATATCCGTCATCTGCACACGTCTGGCCATCAGCGCGCCGATCCCCGCCCCGACCACGAGGCCGGCGATGATCCACTCGTAGCGCACCACGTGCATATCCAGCAGCGCGGCCACCACGGCGATCAGCATGCCGATCGCCCCCATGCGGTTGCCCCGCACCGCCGTGCGCGGATGGGTCATGCCCTTAATGCCCAGAATGAACAGCACAGCGGCAACCAGATACGCTAGATTGATCAGACTCTCACGCATCGCCGTTAATCCTTCCGCCGGAACATCGCGAGCATCCGCTCGGTTACCAGAAAGCCGCCCACTACGTTGATCGTCGCGAACACCACCGCCAGGAAGCCCAGGATCGTCGTCAGCAGCGAGATCTGGGCCCCCGCGGAAATCACCGCGCCGACCAGCGTGATGCCGGAGATGGCGTTCGAGCCGGACATCAACGGGGTATGCAGCGTCGGCGGGACCTTGGTGATAATCTCAAATCCGACAAAGATGGCAAGCACAAAGACCGTCAGCGCAATAACCAGCAGTTCCACGGATGTCTCCTCACAAGTTCTGGATCGGACTTGATTTTAGAGATGGGCATTCCTCAGTTCGACGGTCGCTCCATAACCCCCTCACAACTCTGTAGAGGTGTGGAGATGTGGAGGTGTGGAGGTATCCATAGGCGCAATGCATTCACAGGCTCACGACGCAACGGTGTCGGCCTGGGCGAGCAACTCGCGGATGCGTGCGTTGGTGACGGCGCCGTTGCGGGTCACCAGCGTCTCGCGCACAATCTCATCGTCGGTGTCAAGGGCCAGCCGGCCATCCTTAACTGCGAGCTTGAGCAGATTGACCAGGTTGCGGCTGTAGAGCTGGCTGGCATGATTGGGCACCGTGGAGGCGATGTTGGTCGGGCCGATAATCGTCACGCCGTACTCGACGACAATTTCGTTCGGGCGCGTCAACTCGCAATTGCCGCCATGCTCGGCGGCCAGGTCAATGATCACCGAGCCGGGCTGCATCCCGGCGACCATGTCGCGGGTGATCAACACCGGGGCGCGTTTGCCGGGAATGGACGCTGTAGTAATCACCACATCGTTCCGCGCGACCACTTCGCTCATCAACTGGCGCTGGCGGCGGTAGAACTCCTCGCCCTGGGCCTTGGCATAGCCGCCCTTGTCCTCACTGTCGCCCGTTTCGAGAGGCAACTCGACGAACCTGGCCCCGACGCTCTCCACCTGCTCCTTCACCGCCGCACGGACGTCGTAGGCTTCGACGCGGGCGCCCATGCGCTTGGCGTGGGCGCAGGCCTGCAGCCCGGCGACGCCGGCGCCGATCACGAAGACGCGGGCGGGGGTAATTGTGCCAGCGGCGGTCATCAGCATCGGGAACATGCGCGGGAGATGCATAGCCGCCAGGATGGACGCCTTGTAGCCAGCAATGGTGGCCATGGACGAAAGCGCGTCCATACTCTGCGCGCGGCTGATACGCGGCACCAGTTCCACGGCCAGCGCGTTGACGCCGCGCTCGGCGAGGGCGGCAATCTGCCGCGGCTCCCAGAGCGGATCGAGGAACGCCAGCATGGTCTGCCCGGCGCGCAGGAGCCGCAGATCGGCTTCGGCCTGCAATGGCGCCGCGCCGCCCGCGCGCACCTGGAAGAGGATATCGGCCGCTGCGAACACCTCGGCGCGCGAGGCGGCCACCCTGGCGCCGCGTTCGACGTACTGCGCATCAGGAAAACCGGCCCGCAGCCCGGCGCCCGTCTCGATCACCACCTCCAACCCCAGCTTCTTGAGCGTGGGCACATCGCCGGGAACCAGCGCCACACGCTGCTCTCCGGGAAAGACCTCCTGTGGAACGCCAACAATCATGGAAACCCCCGTGCACGATGCGACAGATGCTCGCCGCAAATGATCCACAGAGCGGCTCGCACGACGCTGTGCAAGACCCTTTCATAGTCTTGAACTGCCCTGGGCACTTGAGGCTTCAAGTATACCACACCTTGGCGCATTTGGGAATTGCTTCACAGATGCTAAAATGGTTGACGAGCGCCCCCTGGATCTTTATACTGTCAGGTATCCGCAGGCCAGCAAACGAAGAATTGTATTCAAACGCCACCCCCTGGCCCGATGCTCAGGCCAGAGCAAGCCGGAATTATGTGGACAGGCAGAAGTGTCGGGGGTCAGCGTATGCACCCTGCGTCCGGGCCATACAACTCGCCCGCTGCCACGTCCGTGGCGGAGAAGCGCCTCGCGAGCATCGCCGTTGCGACGCGCCGCGAAGGGGGCCTTATCGAGCCGCAGATAGCGGCCGGCAGTCCCTTTGCCCAACTCCGTGTCGCTTCGGCGCGCATGGGCGGATTGGCGCTGGCCCTGAGCGCCGCGGCCCTCGCCGCAGCGGCGCAGCACCTCTTTTCGCAACGCGCCGCGTTTTCGTGGACGGCGCTGGGCCTGGCGGCGCTGGCGGTCGCGGCTATTAGCCTGGCCTTCGCCAGACGGCCGTTGTGGTGGATGCGCAGCGCCGGTCCTGAGGAGCGACGCCGCGACACCACCGCCCTGCCATTGACGCGGTGGCGGGTCGGATTGCTGCTGGCCGCGGGACTGCTGATACTGCTCACCCTCACGGCCCTGGCCGGCGACCGACCCGACGCGCCACGGCCGGATCTGAACTGGACCCTGGCGTCCTGGGCTATGGCAGTGGGTTGCTATCTGGCGGCAACAGCTACTCCCGGCGGATGGTTGCGGCGCCCGCGCTTCACCCCCGCAGTCTTGCTCGCGCCTCTGGCGATCGGAGCGCTTGCGCTGCTGCTGCGGGTATGGAACATCGGCGCCATCCCGCCCACTCTGAGCGGCGATGAGGGGTCACAGGGGTTAGAGGCCGTGCGCGTGCTCGCAGGGGCGATCCAGAATCCCTTCAGCACCGGCTGGCTAGGGGTGCCGACAATGAGCTTCTACTTCAATGCGCCAGGCATCGCCCTGCTCGGCCAGAACGCCGCTGGCCTGCGCCTGCCCTGGGCGCTCGTCGGCGCAGCCACGGTGATCGCCGCCTATGCTCTGGTCGCCCGGCTGCACGGCCATACCCTGGCGCTGATCAGCGCCGCGCTCCTGGCGGGTTATCACTACCACATCCACTTCTCACGGCTCGGCTCGAACCAGATCGCCGATGGCCTCTTCGCCACCCTGGCGCTGCTCTGCCTCTACCGGGGCTATGACCGGCGCAGTCCGTTCGATTATGCCCTCTGCGGCGCAGTGGTCGGCGCGGCGCAGTACTTCTACGCGGGGGCGCGCTTCGCCGGCATCCTGATCGCCGCCGTGGTGGTTGTGCTGGCCCTGCGCGATGGGCGGCGCTTCTGGCGCGAGCAGGGCCGGGGCGTGGCCGTCCTGGCGGGCGCGGCGTTGCTCAGCGCGGCGCCGATGATCCAGTACGCCCTCCGCTTCCCCGATGCGTACAATGCCCGCCTCAACGCCGTCGGCATCATCCAGAGCGGCTGGCTGGAGCGCGAGCAGGTCATCCTCAACCAGGGCGCCCTGCCGATCCTGGTTGACCAGTTCTGGCGCGCGGCGCTGGCCTACAACGCCTATCCGGATCGCACGGTGTGGTATGGTTCGCCGCGACCCCTCTTCGACCTGGCCCACGGCGCACTCTTCATCCTGGGGTTGGGATTCGCCCTCACGCGCCTCCTGGACCGGCGGATCTTCCCCCTCGTGGCCTGGTGGGGCGGAGCGATTGTGCTGGGCGGCATGCTCACCGAAAGCCCGCCCTCGAGCCAGCGCCTGGTGACCACGGCCATTCCGGCGATCATCTTCGTTGCGCTGGGGCTGACCCTGCTGGTCCAGGGCCTGGGCCAGGCCCTGGGCGCGTTGCACCCGCGGCGTCTGGCGCCCGTCCTGGGCGTCGCCACGGCGGTCCTGGCGGCGCTGAGCGTGCGCTACTACTTCGTTGAGTATACGCCTACGCGGGTCTATGGCAACCTCAACGCCGTGCTGGCCACCGAACTGGCCCACTACGCCAATAACCGTCTCGCCCCCGATAGCCGGCTGGTCTTCTTCGGCTGGCCGCGGATGAGCTCGGATTTCGGCACGCTTCCCTACCTGGCCCCGCACCTCGAACGGGTTGACGTGCACGATCCGCTGGAAGAACCGGTCAGCCCGGCGCTGGCCGCCCGCGACCGCCAGACGGTCTTCGTCTTCGTGCCCGAGCGAGCTGGCGAACTGGACCTGGTGCGGTTCGCCTTTCCGAACGGCGCGGTCGAGCACGTGCCCTCGCCCGTGGACGGAGCGCTGCTCTTTAGCATGTACCAGTTGCCAGGTGAAGAATTCCTTGCTAAACAGTGAACAAACCTCCTCTCACAAGAAAGACCCTTCACCTGACATTTCGGAGCCCGTGGCATATGATTGCAGGCAGAACTAAACGCGTGTAGAACTTGCTGCTGGCGGAGGAGCGCCATTGTGGCGTTCCCTGGCCATCCGTTGCGCGCGTGCGGGCGGATGACGGCAAGTCACTAGTGGAGAGGAACAGGCCGATGACGACCCTGGACACCGATACGCTGGAGATGGTGCTGACGACCCTTCGCGACTACGCGGCGAAGCGACTCAAGCCCGAGTACCTGCGGGAGCTCGACGAGCGCGACGAATTCCCGCACGACGTCCTCCGCGACCTCTACGATCCTGAGAAGTTTGGACTGCATCTCATCTTCATCCCCGAGGAGTATGGCGGTCTCGGCGGTGGCGCCTACGATGTCTACCGCGTTTCGGAGCAGATGGCCCGCATCGATCTCGGCATTGCGACCGGTGTACTGGCGACCTTCCTCGGCACCGATCCGATCGTGGTGGGAGGAACCGAGGAGCAGAAGGCCTACTGGATGGGCCGTATCGCTTCTGAGGGTCTCCTGGTGGCCTACGGAGCGACGGAGCCGCAGGCCGGCTCGGACCTCGGCACCCTGACAACCAGGGCCGTCCCGGTTGAAGAGAACGGCAAGATTATCGGCTACAAGCTGACGGGCCGGAAGCAGTGGATCTCGAACGGCGGGGTGGCCAAGCTCTACACCATTCTGGCCAACGCTCCGGGCGGCATCTCCTGGTTCATTATGGAGGCCGGGCAGCCGGGCTTCAGCTACGGCAAGCCGGAGGACAAGCATGGCATTCGCGCCTCGAACACTGCGGCTCTGTTCCTCGACGAAGTGTTCGTGCCTGTCGAGAACCTGGTGGGCGGGGTCGAGGGCCAGGGTCTGGCGCAGGCCCAGGCGGTGTTTGGCTACACCCGCCTGATGGTCGGCTCGTTTGGTCTGGGGGCCGGCTGGGCGGCTCTCGAGCGGGCCATTCGCTACAGCCAGACCCGCGTGCAGGGCGGCGGGCTGCTCTCCACCAAGCAGGCCTACACCCACAAGCTCCTCGTGCCGAACGCCGTGCGCCTCGAGGCCTCGCGGGCCTACATCGAGTGGGTCGCCGATCGCATCGACGGCGGCGATCCCGATCAGCAGACCGAGGGCGCTGTGGCGAAGTACTTCGCCACCGAGAGCGGCAACAAGGCGGCCGAGGATGCCATTCAGGCCCACGGCGGGTACGGCTACACCAAGGAGTACATGGTTGAGAAGATCAAGCGCGATGTGCGCATCACCTGCATCTACGAGGGCACCTCGGAGATTATGGAGTGGACCATTGCGCGCGACCGCTGGCAGCTCCACCTGAAGACCCGCGGTGCCTTCTACAACGACTGGGCCGCCCAGCTTGAGCAACTGGCTCGCCAGCACCCGGACAGCGGCGCAGCGACGGCGGCCCTGGCGATGCGCGCCCTGGCGGTCATTCTCGAACGCGCGCGCATTGACCGGCTCACCCGCAACCAGCACATCCTGTTCCGCCTCGGTGAACTGATCGCCTGGGCCGAGACCGCAGCAATCTTCAGCGAGCGGGCCGCCACCAAGCCCAGCACGGCTGTGCCCTTCTCGCAGGACACGCTCAAGACCATGGCCCGCGTCCACGCCCGCGAGGCGGCGATGAAGGTCGCCGCCGACGGGCTGCGCTGGTGCATTGGCGCCGGCCAGACCGATCCGAATCTGGCCGGGAGCATCAACCTGCCGGCCATTTTCAATGCCCAGGCCGGCCAGATCGAGGACATGAACGTCGTCGCTCAGCGCCTGATCGAGGCGTTCCCGGCGGAGTAGCCATCCATTCGCCTCCACCTGCCCCCCGCTCCCGCGCAAGCGGGAGCGGGGATGCGCGCAAAGACAGGTGGAGCACGTAAAGGAGCGATCCACTATGGATATGTCAAACCGCGCCATTGCCATTGTCGGCCTGGGCGCCATCCTCCCCGACGCGCCGAACGCCCGGGCCTTCTGGGAGAATATTCTGGCAAAGCGCTACAGCATCACGGAAACACCGCCTGAGCGCTGGCTGATCAGTGACTATTACGACCCTGACCCCAGCGCCCCCGATAAGACCTACTCCAAGATCGGCGGCTGGGTCCGGGGCTTTAAATTCGACTGGCAACGCTTCCGCATCCCGCCCCGCGTGGCCGCCGCGATGGACGAGGGCCAGCAGTGGGCGGTGACCATCGCCGCCGAGGCTCTGGCCGATTATGGCTACCCTGACCGCCCGCTCAACACCGAGAATACCGGTGTGATCCTCGGAACGGCCATGGGCGGCGAGTTGCACTACCTGACCAACCAGCGGGTCATCTTCCCGGAATACGCCCGCTACCTCAGCAACACGCCGGCCTTCCAGGCCCTGCCGCCCGATGTGCGCGCGGCCATCCTGGCCCAGTTCCACGCCGAGATGGACCGCACCCTGCCCCCCATCACCGAAGACTCGATGCCGGGCGAATTGCCCAACATCGTGGCCGGGCGGGTGGCCAATGTGCTTAACCTGCGCGGGCCGAACTTCATCACCGACGCCGCCTGCGCCTCGACCTTCGCCGCCGTGGCCGCCGCGGTCGAGATGCTCAGCGAAGGCCACGTGGACGCGGTAATCACCGGCGGCGTGGACCGCAACATGGGTCCCTCGACCTTCGTGAAGTTCTGCAAGATCGGCGCCCTCTCGGCGACCGGCACGCGCCCCTTCGGCGACGGCGCCGACGGCTTCGTGATGGGCGAAGGGGCGGTGACCTTCCTGCTCAAGCGCCTGGCCGACGCCGAGCGCGACGGCGATACGATCTACGCCGTCATTCGCGGCGTGGGTGGCTCCTCGGATGGCAAGGGCAAGGGAATTACGGCGCCTAACCCCGTCGGCCAGGTCTACGCCATCGAGCGCGCCTGGCGCAACGCCGGCATCGACCCCGCCACCGCCACCCTGGTGGAGGCCCACGGTACCAGCACCCGCGTCGGCGACGTGACCGAGGTTGAGAGCCTCACCAAGGTGTTCGGCGGCGCGGAGCGCGGACGCATCGGCCTTGGCTCGGCCAAGAGCAACATCGGCCACCTCAAGGCCGGCGCCGGCGCGGCCGGCTTGCTCAAGGCGGTCTTCGCCATCCACGAGAAGATCCTGCCGCCCACGCTTAACTGTGAGCGGCCTAACCCGAACATCGACTTCAACGCCACGCCGTTCTATCTGCTCAACGAAGCCCGCGAGTGGGAGCGTCCCGGCAACGCGCCGCGGCGAGCCGGGGTGAGCGCCTATGGCTTTGGCGGCACCAACTTCCACGTGGTGCTGGAGGAATATATTCCGGGCATGATCCGCACCGAGCCGCAGCGCTATCAGGGGGTCGAGGTGCCTAATCCGGGCGGCGGTTCGGGCAGTTCGAGCGGTCACTACACTGCTCCGGCGAAAGTGGCCCAGAAGCCGCCCCTGCGCGGCATCCTGGCCCTTGGCGCCGATACGCCTGCTGAACTGAGCGCCCGTCTCGACGAGGTGATGCGCAGGGTTGAGGCAGGCTGGACGCCACCGGTGGCGGCGCCCGATCCCGCCGACCTGCGCAAGGCCGAGCGGCTGGTGATCGACTTCGCCGACCACGCCGACCTGCTCGATAAGCTCGCCAAGGCCCGCAAAGCCGCCAGCCTCAACGCTCCCGCCGCCTGGAAGCCCCTGGCGGCGCAGGGCATTTTCCGCGGCAGCGGCAAGGTTCCCGGCAAAGTGGCCTTCCTCTTCCCCGGCCAGGGATCGCAGTACGTCAACATGGGCCGCGAACTGGCGAAGGTCTCGCCCGCCGTGGCCGCCGTTTTCGCCGAGGCCGACCGGGTGATGACGCCCATCCTGGGCCGCCCGCTCACCGACTATCTCTTCGTGGATAGCAACGACCCCGAGCGCCTCAAAGAGGCTGAACGGGCCTTGATGCAGACGGCGATCACCCAGCCGGCGATGCTCACCCTCGACATCGCCCTGCTGACCCTGCTGGCCGAGTATGGCATCAAGCCGGATATGGTGATGGGCCACTCGCTTGGCGAGTACGGCGCGCTGGTGGCCGCTGGCATCATGCCCTTCGCCGAGGCCCTCGAGGCCGCTGCGGCCCGCGGGGCCGAGATGACCAAGGTCAGCGTCGAGGACAATGGCTGGATGGCCGCAGTGATGGCCCCGCTCGATGTGATCGAGGCCACGCTGAAAGAGGTTGACGGGTACGTCATTCCCGCCAATCTCAACAGCTACAGCCAGGCGGTGATCGGCGGCAACAGCAAGGCGGTCGAGCAGGCCATCAATGTGTTTACCGCCAGGGGCTACCAGGCCCAGCGCATCCCGGTGAGCCACGCCTTCCACACCCGCATCGTCGCCCCGGCCTCCAAGCCGCTGCGCAAGGTGCTCGACCGGCTCCACATCGCTCCGCCTAAACTGCCGCTGGTGGCCAATGTGACCGGCGAACTTTACCCCACCACCGTCGAGGAGATCAAGGACATCCTGGAGAAGCAGATCGCCTCTCCGGTGCAGTGGGTCAAGGGTCTGGAGACCCTCTATCGCGAGGGTTGCCGGATCTTCGTCGAGTGCGGCCCCAAGAAGGCTCTCAAGGGCTTCGTGGACGATGTGCTGGGCGGGAAGCCCGATGTGGTCTCGCTCTTCACCAACCATCCGAAGACTGGCGAGATCGCCAGCTTCAACCAGGCCCTCTGCGGGCTGTACGCCACCGGTCTGGGCGCCGAACCGGCCCAGGAGGAGGCGCAGCCGCAGCCCGAAGCGGCCGCTCCGGCCCGGCCGCACCTGCCCGCCGTGAATGGCGAGGCGGCGCAGGCTTCATCGGTAGAGGATACGATCGTGACCCGCAAGAATGGCAACGGCGCCTCCACGAACGGCGCAACGAGCCTCGCCGACCTTGGCCAGTTGCTGGCGCAGGCGCTGCAACAGGCCAGCGCGCGGCCCGTAGCAACCGCCGGGCAGCCTGAGGTCTATGACCGCAACCTGCCGCCCGCCGGTTCAGTGGTGATCTCCGGCACCGGTCTCGGTCTGCCCGGCGCGGAAAAGCCGGTGATGGCCGAGGATAATGTCGAGCGCATCCTGCGCGGTGAGCAGTTCGTGGATCTCATCCCCGAGCGCTTCCGCCGCAAGATGGTGAAGAAGGGCGTGACCCGCGTGGTCAAGGGCGAGGATGGCGGTGGCAGCTTCCAGACGATTGACAGCCCCGATGATGTCATTCGCCTGGCCGGGCGCCCCGGCTACTTCGACCTCAGCGCGGAGTACGGCGTGCCCGCGAAGCTGGTCGAGGCCCTGGACATCACCTCGCAACTGGCAATCGCCGCCGGTCTTGACGCCCTGCGCGAAGCCGGCATTCCCCTGGTCCAGACTTACCGCAAGA contains the following coding sequences:
- a CDS encoding acyltransferase domain-containing protein, producing MDMSNRAIAIVGLGAILPDAPNARAFWENILAKRYSITETPPERWLISDYYDPDPSAPDKTYSKIGGWVRGFKFDWQRFRIPPRVAAAMDEGQQWAVTIAAEALADYGYPDRPLNTENTGVILGTAMGGELHYLTNQRVIFPEYARYLSNTPAFQALPPDVRAAILAQFHAEMDRTLPPITEDSMPGELPNIVAGRVANVLNLRGPNFITDAACASTFAAVAAAVEMLSEGHVDAVITGGVDRNMGPSTFVKFCKIGALSATGTRPFGDGADGFVMGEGAVTFLLKRLADAERDGDTIYAVIRGVGGSSDGKGKGITAPNPVGQVYAIERAWRNAGIDPATATLVEAHGTSTRVGDVTEVESLTKVFGGAERGRIGLGSAKSNIGHLKAGAGAAGLLKAVFAIHEKILPPTLNCERPNPNIDFNATPFYLLNEAREWERPGNAPRRAGVSAYGFGGTNFHVVLEEYIPGMIRTEPQRYQGVEVPNPGGGSGSSSGHYTAPAKVAQKPPLRGILALGADTPAELSARLDEVMRRVEAGWTPPVAAPDPADLRKAERLVIDFADHADLLDKLAKARKAASLNAPAAWKPLAAQGIFRGSGKVPGKVAFLFPGQGSQYVNMGRELAKVSPAVAAVFAEADRVMTPILGRPLTDYLFVDSNDPERLKEAERALMQTAITQPAMLTLDIALLTLLAEYGIKPDMVMGHSLGEYGALVAAGIMPFAEALEAAAARGAEMTKVSVEDNGWMAAVMAPLDVIEATLKEVDGYVIPANLNSYSQAVIGGNSKAVEQAINVFTARGYQAQRIPVSHAFHTRIVAPASKPLRKVLDRLHIAPPKLPLVANVTGELYPTTVEEIKDILEKQIASPVQWVKGLETLYREGCRIFVECGPKKALKGFVDDVLGGKPDVVSLFTNHPKTGEIASFNQALCGLYATGLGAEPAQEEAQPQPEAAAPARPHLPAVNGEAAQASSVEDTIVTRKNGNGASTNGATSLADLGQLLAQALQQASARPVATAGQPEVYDRNLPPAGSVVISGTGLGLPGAEKPVMAEDNVERILRGEQFVDLIPERFRRKMVKKGVTRVVKGEDGGGSFQTIDSPDDVIRLAGRPGYFDLSAEYGVPAKLVEALDITSQLAIAAGLDALREAGIPLVQTYRKTSKGTFLPDRWMLPEALRDETGVIFASAFPGYDQLAAEMERYYEHENRLNLLEELENLRNQARDEETLTALTRRIAALREEIAANPYQFDRRFLFRILSMGHSQFAEYIGARGPNTAVNAACASTAQGVAIAEDWIRSGRCRRVLVIGGDDVTSDHLMEWIGAGFLATGAAATDDRVEEAALPFDRRRHGTLLGMGACALVVESEDAVRERGMRGIAELLASETRNSAFHGTRLDVDHISEVLESLVASAERRFGLDRYAMAAQTVFVSHETYTPARGGSASAEVAALRRVFGPAASEVVIANTKGFTGHPMGVGVEDVIAVKILEHGIVPPVPNYREVDPELGTLNLSRGGRYPVRYAIHFAAGFGSQIAITLLRRVPGGPNRIDNRARYDYWLAQVSGYDRPETEVVQRVLRVKAEGAPVRVPAPSTWQPGTGPTLRAAAPAEIGPRVVDDGRRAEIPARPPYTEAPRPAPAPTNGKTAPAPVAPAPAPVAAAPAPAPVAP
- a CDS encoding acyl-CoA dehydrogenase family protein, translated to MTTLDTDTLEMVLTTLRDYAAKRLKPEYLRELDERDEFPHDVLRDLYDPEKFGLHLIFIPEEYGGLGGGAYDVYRVSEQMARIDLGIATGVLATFLGTDPIVVGGTEEQKAYWMGRIASEGLLVAYGATEPQAGSDLGTLTTRAVPVEENGKIIGYKLTGRKQWISNGGVAKLYTILANAPGGISWFIMEAGQPGFSYGKPEDKHGIRASNTAALFLDEVFVPVENLVGGVEGQGLAQAQAVFGYTRLMVGSFGLGAGWAALERAIRYSQTRVQGGGLLSTKQAYTHKLLVPNAVRLEASRAYIEWVADRIDGGDPDQQTEGAVAKYFATESGNKAAEDAIQAHGGYGYTKEYMVEKIKRDVRITCIYEGTSEIMEWTIARDRWQLHLKTRGAFYNDWAAQLEQLARQHPDSGAATAALAMRALAVILERARIDRLTRNQHILFRLGELIAWAETAAIFSERAATKPSTAVPFSQDTLKTMARVHAREAAMKVAADGLRWCIGAGQTDPNLAGSINLPAIFNAQAGQIEDMNVVAQRLIEAFPAE